In Deltaproteobacteria bacterium, a single window of DNA contains:
- the selB gene encoding selenocysteine-specific translation elongation factor — translation MRKENLENKAGLVIGTAGHIDHGKTSLVMALTGIDTDRLAEEKKRGLTIDLGFASLVLPSGVSVSIIDVPGHERFIRNMLAGVGGIDAVLFCVAADDGIMPQTIEHFDIVTLLGVRKGVFVITKADIADDNRLREVTSAVNELKRATLLGGAPVVAVSTHSKAGMDELKSAIEKLCSDNRHSAVDKRFRLPIDRSFSIKGFGAVVTGTVASGEVVEGAEVAVFPSGKPARVRGIESHGTKLKTVSATLRAALNLSGVSHHDIKRGDMLLGAGTEGVLLSGIRRFDCVLNVLKNSPRPLSGRTAFTLYHFTKEVGARVRLLNTQEALPGQRVYARVFLKEPLMMFRGDRFIVRDPSLNRTIGGGEVVLPYLSARVMPKLPAVPFDAALKGDAAALIDAIIQKNSGCAEAAALSFMLGLETFNSLIATGGYGRIGSLVFKEADYGSMRGLVTTALAFLHKERPADKGFSTDDILKSIPPKASGIGVLRQLFDEGLSSRMITDGVITKNGALFSLPSYKAPAAQGNAYSKAVLGLFENNFSSVKKEDILKLSAPKAGLEDALKGLIGSGEVVKIRHDVFMSGAMLKDAEKKLREFVLKNGSIKAADFRDVLGCGRKAAIEILEYFDKERVTLRAGDARTLR, via the coding sequence ATGCGCAAAGAGAACCTTGAAAATAAGGCCGGCCTTGTCATAGGCACGGCAGGCCACATTGACCACGGCAAGACCTCGCTTGTGATGGCGCTTACCGGCATCGACACCGACCGTCTCGCGGAGGAGAAAAAGCGCGGGCTGACAATCGACCTGGGCTTTGCGAGTCTTGTCTTGCCTTCCGGTGTTTCTGTCTCCATCATAGACGTCCCCGGGCACGAGCGTTTTATCCGTAACATGCTTGCCGGTGTCGGCGGCATAGACGCCGTGCTTTTTTGCGTTGCGGCAGATGACGGCATCATGCCGCAGACAATCGAGCACTTCGACATAGTGACGCTCCTTGGCGTCAGGAAGGGCGTGTTCGTCATCACAAAGGCCGATATCGCAGACGATAACCGGCTGCGTGAGGTTACCTCTGCCGTAAACGAGCTAAAGAGGGCGACACTTCTAGGTGGCGCTCCTGTTGTCGCGGTGTCGACTCATAGCAAAGCGGGCATGGACGAACTGAAAAGCGCGATAGAGAAGCTATGCTCCGATAACCGCCATAGTGCCGTTGATAAGCGTTTTCGCCTTCCTATAGACCGCTCTTTTTCCATAAAGGGCTTTGGAGCTGTTGTGACAGGCACTGTTGCATCCGGCGAGGTTGTCGAAGGAGCGGAGGTAGCGGTATTCCCTTCGGGAAAGCCAGCGCGCGTTCGCGGCATCGAGAGCCACGGAACAAAACTAAAGACAGTAAGCGCTACTTTAAGGGCAGCGCTTAACCTTTCCGGAGTTTCGCACCACGATATTAAAAGAGGGGACATGCTCCTTGGAGCGGGCACAGAAGGCGTTTTGTTGTCCGGCATACGCCGCTTCGATTGCGTGCTTAACGTTCTAAAGAACTCTCCCAGGCCCCTTAGCGGACGTACAGCCTTTACGCTCTACCATTTCACGAAGGAGGTAGGAGCGCGTGTGCGTCTTTTGAATACGCAAGAGGCTCTTCCTGGCCAGCGCGTGTACGCAAGGGTGTTTTTAAAAGAACCACTTATGATGTTTCGAGGCGACCGCTTTATCGTCCGCGACCCGTCGTTAAACAGGACCATAGGCGGCGGCGAGGTAGTGCTGCCGTATCTGTCGGCGCGCGTCATGCCAAAGCTTCCTGCCGTGCCCTTTGATGCCGCTCTTAAAGGCGACGCTGCCGCGCTTATAGATGCGATTATTCAAAAAAATAGCGGATGCGCCGAGGCAGCAGCGCTTTCATTCATGCTCGGGCTAGAGACATTTAACTCACTTATTGCAACGGGCGGATACGGTCGCATTGGCAGCCTTGTGTTCAAGGAGGCTGATTACGGTTCGATGCGAGGCCTTGTAACAACCGCGCTTGCGTTCTTGCATAAGGAAAGGCCGGCTGATAAGGGTTTTAGCACAGATGACATCTTAAAGTCTATTCCACCCAAGGCTTCAGGGATCGGTGTGCTTAGGCAGCTTTTTGACGAAGGGCTTTCTTCGCGCATGATAACCGACGGCGTAATTACTAAAAACGGCGCTCTCTTTTCCCTGCCTTCGTATAAGGCTCCGGCAGCGCAGGGCAACGCGTATAGCAAGGCAGTGCTCGGGCTTTTTGAAAATAACTTCTCATCGGTTAAAAAAGAGGATATACTTAAGCTTTCCGCTCCAAAGGCCGGGTTAGAGGACGCGCTAAAGGGGCTCATTGGTAGCGGCGAGGTCGTGAAGATACGCCACGATGTGTTCATGTCAGGGGCGATGCTAAAGGACGCGGAGAAGAAATTAAGGGAGTTCGTTCTCAAGAACGGCTCCATAAAGGCCGCTGATTTCAGGGATGTGCTCGGCTGCGGCAGGAAGGCCGCGATAGAAATACTTGAATATTTCGACAAGGAGCGCGTTACACTTAGGGCAGGGGATGCGCGCACGCTAAGATAG
- a CDS encoding GGDEF domain-containing protein, whose amino-acid sequence MKINIAEDKIILRVLQRLQWIRSREEGLELNEMLSTILKWANAFVPSESGSILLDDPILTKKNKKPDRLYFLACFGKGSASLAGNVIPANLGIVGQTYKSGKPYISKVVDKDKLFFKGIDKKTKYKTQSIICVPVVMGSTTVGVVELINRAGKINYDEKDLAILKIFAGYTSTLIQNTLDAKRFSELSVKDNLTGLYNDRYFFEALHRLVPTHNNPKKDLSLIFFDLDRFKEVNDTYGHLAGSRVLHEIGIILTSYLEHNESIIPVRYGGDEFILILPDYNIEKARALAEDIRETIEGFTFLAQKTQGFKRALKIKNIITGSFGVASLRENVKKRQKTLVAVPSLIKAADTAMYGAKEKGKNAVVLAKGVFNPN is encoded by the coding sequence TTGAAAATAAACATAGCCGAAGACAAGATAATACTGCGCGTGCTGCAGCGCCTGCAGTGGATAAGGTCCAGGGAAGAAGGGCTTGAGCTAAACGAAATGCTCTCGACCATTCTGAAATGGGCCAATGCCTTCGTGCCCTCGGAATCGGGCTCCATACTGCTCGATGACCCGATACTCACGAAAAAGAACAAAAAGCCGGACCGCCTCTACTTCCTCGCGTGCTTTGGCAAAGGCTCCGCTTCCCTTGCCGGAAACGTCATACCGGCAAACCTCGGCATAGTCGGACAGACCTACAAGAGCGGAAAGCCCTACATAAGCAAGGTCGTCGATAAAGACAAGCTCTTTTTCAAGGGCATAGACAAGAAAACAAAATACAAGACCCAGTCAATTATCTGCGTTCCGGTGGTAATGGGAAGCACAACCGTCGGCGTCGTCGAGCTCATAAACAGGGCCGGCAAGATAAACTACGACGAAAAGGACCTTGCGATACTGAAAATATTCGCGGGCTACACCTCCACCCTCATACAGAACACGCTCGATGCAAAGCGCTTCTCCGAGCTTTCGGTAAAGGACAACCTTACAGGGCTATATAACGACAGATACTTCTTCGAGGCCCTTCACCGCCTCGTGCCGACACACAACAATCCGAAAAAAGACCTCTCTCTAATATTCTTCGACCTCGACAGATTCAAAGAAGTAAACGACACCTACGGCCACCTTGCCGGAAGCCGCGTATTGCATGAGATAGGCATAATACTCACCTCATACCTGGAGCACAACGAAAGCATCATCCCTGTTCGCTACGGCGGAGACGAGTTCATACTGATACTCCCGGACTATAACATCGAGAAGGCGCGTGCCCTTGCTGAAGACATACGGGAGACTATCGAAGGGTTCACCTTCCTTGCGCAGAAAACACAGGGCTTTAAGCGCGCATTGAAGATAAAAAACATCATCACCGGAAGCTTCGGCGTTGCCTCGCTAAGAGAGAACGTGAAGAAACGGCAGAAAACCCTTGTTGCGGTGCCGTCACTCATAAAGGCCGCTGACACGGCCATGTACGGGGCAAAAGAAAAAGGCAAGAACGCGGTGGTGCTCGCAAAAGGCGTATTCAACCCGAACTAA
- a CDS encoding DegT/DnrJ/EryC1/StrS family aminotransferase, producing MNVKLLDLAAQYEAIREDAEAEVLKVLRSQRMILGENVKGLEADVAAYSGAKFALGCASGSDALILALRAFGIGHGAMVAIPAFTFFATAGAVSLTGATPVFVDIEPESFNMDAASLERAFKKHKKKIKAVIPVHLYGQCADMDKITKVTKKFGAKVVEDAAQSIGASYKGKGAGAIGDVGCFSFYPTKNLGGVGDGGMVTTNNQKAFDTLAMLRVHGSKVRYYHKIVGMNSRLDELQAAVLRVKFRKLDEWTNRRIENAAYYGKLFGAAGLAGSVTPPAHVVDGRHVYNQYVIRCKKRDGLREHLTKAGVGTDIYYPVPLHFQDCYKALGYKKGSFPVSEAAAKEVLAIPVYPELKREEIKYVVDSIYAFYAGK from the coding sequence ATGAACGTAAAACTTCTCGACCTTGCCGCTCAGTACGAGGCCATAAGGGAAGATGCAGAGGCCGAGGTGCTTAAAGTACTAAGAAGCCAGAGGATGATACTTGGCGAAAACGTGAAGGGGCTCGAGGCCGACGTTGCCGCGTACTCGGGCGCGAAGTTTGCGCTCGGCTGCGCATCGGGCTCGGATGCGCTGATACTCGCCCTTCGGGCTTTTGGAATAGGCCACGGCGCTATGGTCGCAATACCAGCATTTACCTTCTTCGCAACAGCCGGGGCCGTGTCTCTTACCGGCGCAACGCCCGTGTTCGTGGACATAGAGCCAGAGTCCTTTAACATGGACGCTGCCTCGCTCGAGAGGGCATTTAAAAAGCACAAGAAGAAAATCAAGGCCGTAATCCCCGTGCACCTTTACGGACAGTGCGCTGATATGGACAAGATCACGAAGGTTACGAAGAAGTTTGGCGCAAAGGTAGTAGAGGATGCTGCGCAGAGTATCGGCGCGTCGTACAAGGGTAAGGGCGCAGGAGCAATAGGGGATGTCGGCTGCTTCTCGTTCTATCCGACCAAGAACCTCGGCGGAGTAGGAGACGGCGGTATGGTAACGACAAATAATCAAAAGGCATTCGATACGCTCGCGATGCTACGAGTGCACGGCAGCAAGGTGCGCTACTATCATAAGATAGTCGGCATGAACTCGAGGCTCGACGAGCTTCAGGCAGCCGTGCTTCGCGTAAAGTTTAGAAAGCTCGATGAATGGACTAACAGGCGTATCGAGAATGCCGCGTATTATGGAAAGCTTTTTGGCGCTGCAGGGCTTGCGGGCTCTGTTACGCCGCCGGCTCATGTTGTAGACGGCCGCCACGTTTATAATCAGTACGTCATAAGGTGCAAGAAAAGGGACGGGCTAAGGGAACATCTTACGAAGGCAGGCGTTGGTACGGATATATACTATCCCGTGCCGCTGCATTTCCAGGACTGTTACAAGGCGCTTGGATATAAGAAGGGCTCTTTCCCGGTTTCCGAGGCAGCTGCAAAGGAGGTGCTCGCCATCCCGGTGTATCCGGAGCTTAAGAGGGAAGAGATAAAGTACGTGGTGGATAGCATCTACGCTTTTTACGCAGGGAAGTAG
- the nusB gene encoding transcription antitermination factor NusB, which yields MRLRKKAREAALKALYQLDVTDSGVDDCVTNVASEMKLTIESLEYAKTLVGGVRNDLKGIDALISEHSKNWDTSRMPVIDRNVIRLAVYEITKSADVPFKVAIDEAVELAKKYGSAESGPFVNGVLDAIVKSGVTVR from the coding sequence ATGCGCCTTAGGAAAAAAGCACGCGAAGCGGCCCTTAAGGCGCTCTATCAGCTCGATGTCACGGATTCGGGCGTAGACGATTGCGTTACGAACGTCGCCTCCGAGATGAAGCTTACAATTGAATCTCTCGAATACGCGAAGACGCTTGTCGGAGGCGTTAGAAATGATTTAAAGGGCATCGACGCCCTGATTTCCGAGCATTCGAAGAACTGGGATACCTCACGAATGCCTGTCATAGACCGTAATGTTATAAGGCTCGCGGTTTACGAAATAACGAAAAGCGCGGACGTGCCGTTTAAGGTTGCAATCGACGAGGCGGTAGAGCTTGCAAAGAAGTACGGCTCTGCTGAATCTGGGCCGTTTGTGAACGGAGTGCTCGACGCAATCGTCAAGTCAGGGGTTACGGTAAGGTAG
- the ribE gene encoding 6,7-dimethyl-8-ribityllumazine synthase, which produces MSKVFEGALSAAGLKFVILAGRFNDFITERLLSGALDTLKRSGADEKDIDIVKCPGAFEMPVVVKALIAKNTYDAVICVGAVIRGSTPHFEYVAAEAAKGIAKLSTESGVPVAFGVITADNLEQAIERAGTKAGNKGSDAALTAIEMTNLLKSVKKK; this is translated from the coding sequence ATGAGTAAGGTATTCGAAGGAGCTTTAAGCGCGGCAGGTCTTAAGTTCGTAATTCTTGCCGGAAGGTTCAACGACTTTATAACGGAAAGGCTTCTTAGCGGCGCTCTCGATACGCTAAAGAGAAGCGGCGCTGACGAAAAGGACATCGACATAGTGAAATGCCCGGGCGCATTCGAGATGCCGGTTGTCGTAAAGGCCCTGATAGCGAAGAACACATACGACGCGGTAATATGCGTTGGCGCGGTCATCAGGGGCTCGACTCCTCATTTCGAGTATGTGGCCGCTGAGGCAGCCAAAGGCATTGCCAAGCTCTCGACAGAGAGCGGAGTTCCGGTGGCATTTGGCGTGATTACCGCCGATAACCTCGAGCAGGCAATCGAGCGGGCAGGGACAAAGGCAGGAAATAAGGGAAGCGATGCCGCGCTCACGGCAATAGAGATGACCAATCTCCTTAAGTCGGTGAAGAAGAAGTAG
- a CDS encoding bifunctional 3,4-dihydroxy-2-butanone-4-phosphate synthase/GTP cyclohydrolase II, translated as MAIKRIEAALDDIRKGRMVIVVDDEDRENEGDLCMAAELVTPAAINFMAKHGRGLICLTLTEEKAEALGLPHMVEDNTTPFKTAFTVSIDAARGITTGISAADRSLTIEIAVKDDAKPEDLARPGHIFPLRAVNGGVLVRTGQTEGSVDLARLAGLRPAGIICEIMNDDGTMSRMPELEKFAKEHDLKIVTIADIIEYRLKKDKLVRRAASAKVPTRISGEFTAIAYENDIDKHEHLAFVMGEIKPDEPTLVRVHSECLTGDVFGSERCDCGEQLAASLKMIEKEGKGVLLYMRQEGRGIGIVNKLKAYALQDEGLDTVEANEKLGFEADLRSYGLGAQMLVDIGVGKMRLITNNPRKIKGLDGYGLEVVDRVPVETAPRARNVHYLRVKKDKMGHLLTNLDSVATDTKKK; from the coding sequence ATGGCAATAAAGAGAATAGAGGCAGCGTTAGACGACATACGCAAAGGCCGCATGGTCATTGTCGTTGACGACGAAGACAGGGAGAACGAAGGCGACCTCTGCATGGCTGCGGAGCTTGTCACACCCGCTGCCATAAACTTCATGGCAAAGCACGGCAGGGGCTTGATATGCCTGACCCTTACCGAAGAGAAGGCCGAGGCGCTCGGACTTCCTCACATGGTCGAGGATAATACGACTCCCTTCAAGACCGCCTTTACCGTGTCCATAGACGCGGCCCGCGGCATCACAACCGGCATATCGGCCGCGGACAGGTCGCTTACAATCGAGATTGCGGTAAAGGACGACGCAAAGCCGGAGGACCTTGCGAGGCCGGGCCACATATTCCCGCTTCGCGCTGTTAACGGCGGCGTGCTTGTAAGGACCGGGCAGACCGAAGGCTCGGTCGACCTTGCGCGTCTTGCGGGGCTAAGGCCTGCGGGAATAATCTGCGAAATAATGAACGACGACGGCACGATGTCGAGGATGCCGGAGCTTGAAAAGTTCGCAAAGGAACATGACCTAAAGATAGTTACGATTGCCGACATTATCGAGTACAGGCTCAAGAAAGACAAGCTTGTACGCCGTGCTGCATCGGCCAAAGTCCCAACGCGCATCTCCGGCGAGTTCACTGCCATTGCCTACGAAAACGACATCGACAAGCACGAGCACCTGGCCTTTGTGATGGGCGAGATTAAGCCAGACGAGCCGACACTTGTCCGTGTGCATTCGGAGTGTCTTACAGGAGACGTGTTTGGCAGCGAAAGGTGCGACTGCGGCGAGCAGCTTGCCGCATCGCTTAAGATGATAGAAAAGGAAGGCAAGGGTGTGCTTCTCTATATGAGGCAGGAAGGCAGAGGCATCGGCATCGTCAATAAGCTTAAGGCCTACGCGCTGCAAGATGAAGGCCTCGATACGGTAGAAGCAAACGAGAAGCTCGGGTTCGAGGCTGATCTAAGAAGCTACGGCCTTGGCGCGCAGATGCTCGTTGATATAGGGGTTGGTAAGATGCGTCTTATTACAAATAACCCGCGAAAGATAAAGGGTCTGGACGGCTACGGATTAGAGGTCGTAGACAGGGTGCCCGTTGAGACGGCGCCTCGCGCCAGGAACGTGCATTATTTGAGAGTAAAGAAGGACAAGATGGGGCATCTGCTTACGAATCTGGATAGTGTTGCGACCGATACGAAGAAGAAATAA
- a CDS encoding riboflavin synthase: MFTGIIEAIGTVKSIEKTGGSGRITIEAKGVPMPPIGGSIAVNGSCLTATAISGSSFTADVSSESFKRTTLGLLKTGDSVNIELPLTMNKPLGGHFVTGHVDYVGEVVAVKKQGDFSEFEFSIKPGFENQFVEKGSVAIDGISLTISKLSEKTFTVAVIPHTLTGTTLASKKQGQSVNIETDVIGKYVERFMNTGKEQGVTEGFLREHGFLKRG; the protein is encoded by the coding sequence ATGTTCACCGGCATAATAGAGGCAATTGGCACCGTCAAAAGCATTGAAAAAACAGGCGGTTCTGGTAGAATAACAATAGAGGCAAAGGGTGTGCCAATGCCGCCAATTGGCGGTAGTATCGCTGTGAACGGCTCGTGCCTTACGGCTACTGCCATCTCCGGAAGCTCGTTTACCGCAGACGTAAGCAGCGAGAGCTTTAAGCGCACAACACTTGGGCTCCTTAAGACAGGAGATAGCGTAAATATCGAACTGCCGCTTACGATGAATAAGCCCCTTGGCGGGCATTTCGTCACAGGCCACGTTGACTATGTCGGCGAGGTCGTGGCAGTAAAAAAGCAGGGCGATTTTTCAGAGTTCGAGTTCTCGATAAAGCCGGGGTTTGAAAATCAGTTTGTCGAAAAGGGCTCGGTCGCAATAGACGGCATAAGCCTGACGATTTCGAAGCTAAGTGAAAAGACATTTACCGTAGCCGTCATTCCGCACACGCTTACCGGCACTACCCTTGCCAGTAAAAAGCAGGGACAGAGCGTGAACATAGAAACCGATGTCATCGGCAAGTATGTCGAGCGTTTCATGAACACAGGTAAAGAGCAGGGCGTAACCGAGGGCTTCCTCAGGGAGCACGGGTTTTTAAAGAGAGGTTAG